The window aaagaaagaaacaaagaaagaaagaaagaaagaaagaaagacagtttTGTACCACCAAAACTACATAGAGCTCAGTTAACTCACATTTTGGAGATATTGTTTAAAATTTGAATCAAACTGGAAACCAACTGGCTCTTGGTGGTCGATCTCAAACTTCTAATTTAAAATTACTGAAAAATCCAACCAAATTTTTAACTAATATGATCTCTGTAATCAAAGCAAATCTTTTCAGCTTGTTtggaaaaaaaagttattttatttatgATTCTGAAGACGTCCCCTCCAGCTGTCCCACAATGACGAAAGCGTTTGCTCACAGTGATGCTGGCCCTACGTCCAAGCCTGGTTTTAGTGTTTATAGCCTAGCTGCCACAGAACACCCCCAAATTTGGACACCATTCCTCCTCCCTCTATCAAGGGGGATGCTTGGCCTTGCAACAAATCTGTCCCAGGGAGGTGCCTGAGCCGCAGATCCAAAGACAAGGCCAGCATTTGAGTTACAGCCAGCAGAGGCTTCTGCTTCCAACAATGAACTATAGAGAGTCCTCTCCTGAGTTTACCTCACAGACTGAAAGGTGGGAGAGTAGCAAATGTGGAACACCATGTTTAACTGGGTTTCTGTGAGCCATCGATCTGAGGAGACGCATCATTTAAACACTGTGCAGCTATAATGACCATACAAGGCTTCCTTTGTCTCATCTGTTGTTCCTGAACAAGCGGAGCAAAAGAAGCTTTGATCTGGGAACACAAAGACTGATTAAaattacaaatgtgtgaaaccacTTCTGCTCTTAGACAAAAAAGAAACAGTCTGGGTGGGCAACAATAATTTTCTCAAACTTCTGTTATTTGTTTAGTGCAGTTATAGCCCATATTACACACACCAGAGGGCATGCAGAGCTTTGTTCTGCACCATCACTGCACACTGCTTTGATTTAGATCCATGCAAATTCGTCTCTCTTCATTTCTGTGTCTATATTAATTAGATAATGTTATTCTGTGGTGTGCTTGCTTGGGCCTTTTGAGAGAGTAGCCACTCCATTGCCAACGCTAATCCAATTTAGGCATTAGCAGCTCACAGCCTGAGAGGCTCAGCCACAGTGAAAGCACCACAGAGTCAGTCGAAGCTGCCTCTTGTGAGTAGTCGAGAGAGTCGTTCATTGTCACATACACAGAATTTGTGGGAGCCGAGCGATGTGGGTAAGGTCATGGGATTTTGTATTCAGAAGCACTTCAGCGATAGCAGTGACAGTCTAAGTGGTCTTATTATAGTCGCTGCTGTCTGGTCATGCCTACTTCAGCCACTGCACAGTTGTGTCATTGCCCTCTTGGTTTTTCCGTTAGGACTGTGTCCCGACTGGGCAGAGTGGGACCCAAATCTGCCTGTGGAGAATGCCAGAGAAGCTATGCAACAGGCTGATGATTGGCTGGGTGTGCCTCAGGTAAGAAACGTGGCAAAATCGGAATCTAAATGTTCTCAGCAGTTTCTTTATAGATTTTCCGGGTCATTTTCAGATAGTTAGAAAccgaaacaaacaaaaataaataaatctttaaTTAAGCACAAATCAGCTCTGAATGAGCAAAAGCAAACATGCTTCACTTCATGCACCTCTGAGACAACATTTAatcaaataaatatataaaaagccTCTGGTATGTATGAAATAGAGACCTGTTTACCCAAGACATCCTCCTGGAGGGAGAGTTTGAATTTTTATTACCCAGCTCATCTTTTGAATTACCATCTACTTTAGCTGTAGCTCTCAGTAAGAGCTGGAGTTCTTTTTGGTGAGAGTTGTGATTCTGCaggcaaatgtgatttattcattcCTTTCATATTAGCACGCACAACTTGTAAAAGTACCAGAATACCAATGCAAACATCTTGGACATATGCACAGCTCCTGGTCCCATATGAGCCTCTGCATTGCAATGTGCATCATGCAGGTTGTTTACCTGTTCAAGACACACTGTTATCTTTTTTCAGTGAGGCTTAACATTAGTGAGATAACCGAAAGTGCATGTCACGGCTCTGCAGGCCTTTAAAGGGGGAGGTTGGATGCCGATGTGGTGTTTTAAAAGTGGATGTGGGAGAGTTCTGGCTCAGGATGAAATCCCCCCCACCCTCCATGGTGGCTCAACCCTGCTGTCCTGAGGTTAAATATAACCATTGTGAAGCATGACTTTGTGCCACTGTGTGACAGACGGACAAACAAGTGCTGTAAGGGAGACAGAAGTCATGGGTGGAGAGAATAAATTCATCTAATCCTTCTTTAATCCCATTCCCATTATTAATCATAAGGGAAAGTTGCCAAAAAATAGTCATGCAACCCGTTGTTGAAAATGACTGAAGTAAGATTAAATGAAGCAACTTTTAAAAAATGGAATtcattttattgcattttttgcTGCTGGAATGGTGTAATtaccactttaacatgttttgtgCTTCAGGTGATTGCCCCTGAGGAAATCGTGGACCCAGATGTGGATGAGCACTCAGTCATGACGTACTTGTCCCAGTTCCCCAAGGCGAAGCTGAAACCTGGGGCCCCTCTCAGACCAAAACAGCTGTTTCCAGACAAGGTCAAAGCCTACGGACCGGGTAAGGCGGCTCAACAGTGGTGCCGACAGCTGTTACAAACAAAAAGCAATCATTAGATAATAGTTACAAACGTTAAAGCAAAATATATCTATTTAAGGAAACATTTTAATGTTCGTATTCCACGTAGTAGACTCTGCTCCGGCTTTATAAATTTGTTAAATTACAGCCTTTTATTGGTTTAGTGACTGTATTCATTTCAATGAAGATTTACGCGGCAGGCTGGTGCATTACCACTAAAACTAGAAAGTAAACCAcatcatcatgttctgcatcacagGTATTGAATCTCATGGCAACAAAGTTCTGCAGCCAGCCATCTTCACGGTGGATACTCTAGAAGCCGGCAGCGGCGAAGTCCTGGTGTTCGTGGAGGATCCTGAAGGTCACAAAGAGGAGGCAAGTCATTAATGGGGCCTTCGATTTCTTCTTCACAGGGATTTGCACAGTCTCATGTCTAAATGAACACTCTTCTGCTTATTGCCCAGGCTAAAGTTAAACCCAACAAGGACAAAAACAAAACCTACACTGTCACTTATGTTCCAAAGGTTGAGGGCGTCCACaaggtaaaacaaacaaacaaccacGATGAATAACATAAACTCTTGGTTTAAAACCCAATTTTTTttatcttatattttatttttatgtcaaCTTTAGGTGAAGGTGCTGTTTGCAGGTCAGGACACTGATAAGAGCCCCTACACTGTCAACGTGGCAAAGGTGATGGGTGACCCGAGTAAAGTTCACGCTAGGGGACCGGGTCTGGATCCAACAGGCAACATAGCCAACAAACCCACCTACTTTGACATCTATACAGCTGGTGAGTTGGGATGAAACTTCAGCCACTTTGTTGATCAAAGAGGTTTTCCTATttcaaaataaacaaaattatCTTAGTAGCCCTCACATGGTGTCATAGACTCCAAACATTTAAGGAATGCTCGTTGATATAGGCTTATTTTATCGACATCAGACACACCAAATAGTTTGACTCCTAATTTCCATACCGATATATCCCTctcataaaaaaacagaaaagctaaaacattttaggttactaaTACCACATTTTTCCGATTGTGCATGCTTAAATATAAACCTTTTCTGACAGCTACTTCTTGTTTTTGTTCTAGTatattgttagctgtttagctacatGTAGCTACGTGCTGTGAGGACAACATACGCTCACTGCACAGGGCAAATTcctacttcacaagttgtgtcACATGAACTAAAATATCAAAACTTTACCACAGATCTGTCAACTTTTTACATTTCAGGAGAGGAGAAGTAGTTGAAGAGTTTGATATATAACACATGTATGGTGTATAAACGCTGTACCATTAAAATTAAAACCGATATTTTACCATACATTTTGGTGCTGATATCAGCCTATATTAATGGTAGACCGATGATATCAAATATCCATAGACTTATTACAAGTCTGATGCTTAAGAATGAACTTGATTCTGTATTTTGTTCAGGTGCTGGTCATGGTGACATCAGTGTGGTCATCATTGATCCTCAGGGCAAAAAAGACACAGTGGAGCTCATCCTGGAGAATAAGGGTGACAGTGTCTTCCGCTGCACCTACTGTCCTGTGCAGGAAGGCCCTCACAAAATCCACATCCTGTTTGCAGGCCAGGAGATCCCCAAGAGTCCTTACACTGTCAACATTGCAGAGGGTGAGCCATCTGTCTGTGTTGTAAATAACTGTCAGACAAATCTGATTTCCTAGCGTGCTGTTAGTGTCGGGGTGATCTATCCATCACAATCTACAGCCATCTTTATTTTGCCTAGGAACAGCCACCGCTTTCCACTCCATAACCACCCCTATCTGTCATTTCTAGCTCCAGCAGTTGCTCCTCCCACGGGAGCGCCACTGCAAATAGCTCCTCAGTCAGTGCTCACCCCTCCGGGAGTGAAGGGTGGCAAGGGGGCTCCCCCACCAAAACCTGGCCGTCCAAGTTAGTACATATCTGTTAGGAGGAGCTTGTTGGATCATTCCAGTGCCTATCCTTCCTGTGCCAGACCTCTGCACATGCTCCTGTTTGCTTTAAGTTGACGTTCTGGTGGTTAAAATGCCGTGCTTGGTCGCCTGCTCCGCTCTTTTTTACTGCTCGATGGTTTAGTTGTGCTCAGTGAGAGACGAGATGTGATGTGTACATATAGACTGTTCCAGTTTGCTTTCCTGTCAGTTTGTGTTTCTTTTTATCCTTTCTGTTGAATATCTTTGCTTGTGCTCTTTGACACGTTTGTTTTTCATGAAGTTTAAATTTGCATCAGCCAGCACTTAGTTTAAAGCCTGCCCTCAACATTTTCTGACTGACTGAAATGTTGTCGGACGTGCCCTTGTTGCACTGCACTGTGAATTGTTCAGCGTTGTGTATCTGCAGTATGTTCTTCTAAAAGGATTATCTGCAGGTTCTGTCTGGAGTCCTTTGTGAAGTGGATTTAGTTACTAACTTTTCTGTAAAGTTCTGGCTACTCTCTTCTttttcatttctttatttttgctcttTGAAATCAATTTCTCTTTCATACTTTTTTTCTTGTAGCCATAAACCCAAATGCTTGCAGAGCTACTGGCAGAGGGCTACAGCCTAAAGGCGTGAGAGTGAAGGAGGTTGCAGACTTCAAAGTTTTCACCAAAGGAGCTGGCAGCGGTGCACTAAACGTCTCCGTCAAAGGACCGAGTGAGTCAGacagctctctctctcctctctgcatCAGTCCTCGCTCCTTTTTGTACAGTGAAAAATAAAAAGTATTTCCTGTGTTTTAGCTTTTGTGTCAACATGCATTACTTACATATGTATACAAACCAAATAAGCGGGATATGCTGATAAGAATCAGTGCTGACAATATTATTCCTCCTCAGCTGGAGCAGAGGAGCATGTGAAAGTGCAAGATGCAGGAAATGGAGTGTATGAATGTGAATATTACCCACTTAAGGCGGGTAAATACACAGTGAGCATCACCTGGGGAGGCCAGCCAATTCCGCGCAGGTAGGGTCCTCAAATCCCCTCCACAGGGTTCTTGAAATCCTTGCAGGTGCTAGAATTTAATGTGATATTTTATAAGTTTTGGTTATGGCTCAACCTTTTCTCCTATGTAACAAGGAAGTGTAATAATCTTGTTATGAGTgcttgaaaaagacttttgtgttgGCAAATGTATAAGAAACCCTGGCTTTAGCTGCTCTTTTTGATATTCATGCCCACTAACATTAATGTGCGTTACAGCCCCTTTGAGGTGGAGGTAGGTGAAGAAGCTGGCGTTCAGAAGGTGAGGGCCTGGGGTCCTGGTCTGAAGACCGGCATGGTGggaaaatctgcagattttgtgGTTGAGGCAATCGGCACTGAAGTTGGAACTCTGGGTGAGATTTTTTACAAGAGAAATAAAACAACTGTATTTCTAACCCTTTAACTTCCACACCAGGATAAAGCCTATCAGTTAAAAAGTTAAACGTGATGATTTTGCTCTCCAGGCTTTTCCATCGAAGGCCCATCCCAGGCTAAGATTGAGTGTGACGATAAGGGTGACGGCTCCTGTGATGTGCGCTACTGGCCCACTGAGCCTGGTGACTACGCTGTCCATGTCATCTGTGATGACGAAGACATCAAGGATAGTCCTTTCATGGCTCACATTCTGCCAGCTGTAAATGGTGTCTTCCCTGAGAAAGTAATTTCCAGTTATTTTTGTttggaaaaatattttttttagcaGCAATCTAAACAGATTTTTCACAGGTAAAAGCCTACGGGCCAGGCTTGCTGCCGACTGGTGTCACTGTAAACAAACCGACTGAATTCACCATTGATGCCCGCATGGCTGGCAAGGGTCATCTCAAGATCTACGCTCAGGTATGAGCTGGACAAGTTTGTAGAGTCTTCATTCTTTATTTATAGGAATAAACCATTTATATTGCATGAAGCTGCACAGAGCAGAACAGAGCAGATTCTGTCTCCACTCAGGACGCTGAGGGttgcaccatcaacatcaagatcACTGACAGAGGGGATggcacgtttgtgtgtgtgtacactcccGTCAAACCCATtaaacacaccatcatcatcacctggGGTGAAGTCAACGTGCCAAACAGCCCCTTCAGAGTAAGATACATCAAAcgctgactcacacacacacgaacagtcATCTCAATCTGAAGTAATGATACTTAACCAAATGTATAATAATAGGCGTTTCACTTCAGTCAGTTGCTTCTGCTTCAAGCCCTCTGTGAATTCATTAGGTGCTGGTTGGAGAGGGCTCTCATCCCGATAAAGTCAAGGTCTACGGGCCCGGAGTGGAGAAGACTGGGCTCAAAGCTAACGAGCCAACGTACTTCACTGTGGACTGCAGCGAAGCGGGTCAAGGTGAGTCTGCACAAGTAGACAGAGTGAGTGGTTGCAAAAACACTCCTGAGTTCAGTTGGCCAAATAATGTGCTACATCCAGTGAATGTTAAAACACAGAGAGCAGAAAATGAGCATAGCAGGTGGATCTGTGAGTCTGAGCTGCTGCATTGTTAGTTTAAATGCATAATTGTACCTAAAATGTGATGCCTGGGGCAGTGGAGTGACAACTTCAATTTATTCAGGTGATCTACAGTTAAGTAACCTCTCTGAACTGGGCTCATTGTCATGCACCATTAGGAGACATCAGCATCGGAATCAAGTGCGCCCCAGGGGTGGTCGGACCGGCTGAGGCTGACATCGACTTTGACATCATCAAGAATGACAATGACACCTTCACTGTCAAGTACACACCCCCTGGTGCGGGCCGATACACCATCATGGTGCTGTTTGCTGACCAGGTAGGAATGCATTTTACAAATCAAGTGAGTCTGGAACAAACTTTCTTCTATACAATTTTATTCAATGTTTTTTCCAGGAAATTCCAATCAGTCCTTTCAAAGTGAAGGTGGATCCTTCCCATGATGCTGGCAAAGTGAGAGCAGAGGGTCCTGGTCTCAATAAGACAGGTGAGATGTGTTAAGTATCATCAGAGTGTTTTTGTGTGCAACAATGTCCACTGAAAGTGTTTGATTTGGTTACTGATGACGCTATCAAAACTAAATTCAGGTGTGGAGGTGGGTACGCCAACACACTTCACCATCTACACAAAAGGAGCTGGAAAAGCCAAGCCTGAGGTGCGTTTTGCCGCGCCAGGCCCTGGAGAGGCAGTTCGTGACTTTGAGATCATTGATAACCACGATTACTCCTACACCGTCAAGTACACGGCTCTTCAGCAGGTGTGGAGAGTTTGATGAAGAATATTATTAATAACCACACCCTCAAATGAGGAGGGAGTCATTCTTCTTCTGGCGTGCTTTTTTTCTCAGGGCAACATGGCTATTTCTGTGACTCATGGAGGAGATCCCATTCCCAAAAGCCCTTTCCAAATCACAGTAGCACCAGCTCTGGATATTGGAAAGGTGAAGGTGGAAGGGCTGGATACCAGTAAGTAACATTACCACAGGTTATCACACAATTGCACAGGGTATACTGATATTAAAGTTTTCCACTGCACTCTCGCTTGCAGAAGTGGAGGTGGGAAAAGATCAGGAGTTCACAGTGAACACAAAGGGTGCAGGTGGGCAGGGCAACGTAGGTGTGAAGATGACATCCCCCTCTGGTCGACCCATCCCCTGCAAGCTGGAGTCAGACAAAACCAAAGGCACTCACAGTGTGAAGTACATCCCTCCAGAGGAAGGACAGTACAAGGTTGATGTGAGCTATGATGGGAACCCTGTGATGGGTAGTCCCTTTGGGGTTGAAGCAGTCATGCCAGCTGATTCTTCAAAGGTACCAAATCCAATCTTTGACTTCCTGAAAAAAAAAGGATTAAGTATTTCAGTTACTTTTCTGTTGAGGGTTAAAACTGGCTGTATGTTTGTAGGTAAGAGCCTTTGGTCCAGGCCTTAAGGGTGGCATTGTGGGTAAACCAGCTCCATTCACTATTGACACAAAGGGAGCTGGTGCAGGTGGACTTGGCCTGACAGTAGAAGGTCCCTGTGAGGCTAAAATTGAGTGCCATGACAATGGAGATGGGACCTGCTCAGTGTCCTACCTCCCCACTGATGCCGGCGAGTACGCCATCAACATCCTGTTTGCTGAGCAGCACATCCCTGGCTCCCCTTTCAAAGCCAAAGTTCGCCCAGCCTTCGATCCTAGCAAAGTAATGGCCAGTGGGCCGGGCCTGGAGAAGGCCAAGGCAGGTGAACCAGCAACCTTCACCGTGGATTGCACCAGAGCGGGTGACGCTGAGCTCACCATCGAAATTGTGTCCGAAACTGGGGTTAAAGCTGAGGTGCACATCCAGAAAACCTCAGAGGGTACCTTCTCTGTCACCTACATCCCATCCTTCCACGGATCTCACACCATCACCATCAAATATGGTGGACACGCAATTCCCTACTTTCCAAAAGTATTGCAAGTGGAACCCTCCTTGGACACCAGTGGAGTTCATGTCTATGGTCCTGGGGTGGAGCCTAGAGGTAAGCTCAAAATGCATTTCTGTCTCGTGTGAACAACGGTTGTTGAATTACCACTGTCACGCAGAAATCAGCATCAGTAGGGATGTTTGATGGCTCTGAGTTATTAGGCTTATTTGAGTGCTGGGCACCAAATCACCTGAAGTGCTTTTGTGTCTCAAGGGGTCCTCAGGGAAGTCACAACCCACTTCATTGTTGATGCGCGTGCCCTTAACAAGGCTGGTGGCAGTCATGTAAAGGTCCACATAATCAACCCCTCCGGCACCAACACAGACTCCTACATTACCGACAAGGGCGACGGCACTTACAGAGTGGAGTACACTGCCTTTGAGGATGGTAAGAGCACAGAGAAAATGTGAATCAATAATTAATGAAGTTAAACATTTGCTACATCCAATGTGGAGCAAACAAAGGATTTTACGTTAGTGGAGTCAATGTGCATACAGATGGACAAATCATTAACAGGTGCCTGTCTCAGGCATAATTTGGGAATAAAGCAGGAGAGTGGGAAAAGGAAGATGGAGTGAGAGAGGGGTATAAATACAGAATGATGCAGTCGAGCAATGATGTTAGGGGCAGAGAGCAAGCAGGCAGTGAGGCTCTGCTTTATAAATAGTGCGCTCTGGAACAGAAGCTCTTAACCAGGCAGGTATGTGTGCTGAAGACTGCCTGCACACAACGGTACAGCAAAGGAATGACATGGGGTATTAATAGAGACCTATAACACAAAGCAAAGAGATCACAGAGCGCTTCTCCACCAACAGACATGCTCTAATATCATGGCAGTGTGGCTGGGAATATGCTGTATAGGCCTACTGAGAGCACTCTGTCAGAAAAATGTTGTAACAGAATAATGAATAGGGAACAGATGTATCGTCTTGTCTGTTCagtgaagcgtctgtactctggatGGCatcttttataaataaacagacGTTTGTCTCCCTAAAAGGGAATTTGACTGGCCCATAATTAAAGGCGAGAGGCATTAGCAGAAAATATTTGCCTTGCTTTGAGGACACAAACAAAATGTAAAACGTTAGTCAAGATGTTTCTGTTTGCATGCAGGAATGCATCTGATTGAGGTGCTGTATGACAGCACGCCTGTTCCTAAAAGCCCCTTCAGAGTGTTTGTGGTGGAGGGTTGTGATCCTACCCGGGTCCGTGCCTTTGGGCCAGGTCTAGAGGGTGGAATAACCAACAAGTCAAACTTTTTCACTGTGGAAACCAGGTACTGCTTCAATCACTCAGAGAAGATATATGTGCAAGGAAGTGTGCAAATATTAAATTTTAACATTATAGAGTTAAAGAATGAATGAATAATTAACAACACTGGCTTCTCTCTCAGAGGTGCTGGTACTGGAGGGCTAGGTCTGACGATTGAAGGAGCCTCAGAGGCAAAAATTTCCTGCAAAGACAACAAAGATGGCAGCTGCAGTGTGGAATATGTTCCCTTCACTCCTGGAGACTACGATGTAAATATTACCTATGGAGGTCAGCCCATCCCTGGGAGTCCTTTCCATGTGCTGGTGAAGGACCCGGTAGACCCCAGCAAGGTGAAATGCTCTGGTCCAGGTCTGGGCGCTGGAGTGAGAGCTCACGTTCCTCAGACTTTCACAGCGGACTGCACCCAGGCTGGGCAGGCCCCGCTGGACGTCAAACTCTATGGACCAACAGGTGGGAATCATCTCTATGAGGAAAAGGACTAACGTATTCACTAATTAGATTGTAAGCCTTTGCTTTATCATAACTTACAGGTAGTGTTGAGCCTGTTGGTGTGAAGAACAATGGGGACGGCACCCACACAGTTCACTATACCCCGGCACAGGACGGCCCCTACACTGTAGCGGTCAAATATGCAGATCAGGAAGTCCCGCACAGGTATAGTTTAATCAAACGTgtgttaaaatacacataccTAGTCAGGTCATGTCTTTAGAAATGTCTCCATTAAAACTCTCCCTGAATGGTTTTATGAAAAAGGAGGTGTGCTACAGTCGGTTTTCCATCCTTCTTTTATTTTCTCTCACACTGACTTTGTTAATTACCCTGTATGCTGCGTCTCAACAGTCCATTCAAGGTGATGTCTCAGCCTGGGCACGATGCCAGCAAGGTTCGTGCCAGTGGCCCAGGTCTAGACACCAAAGGTGTGGCTGCCAGCCTGCCTGTAGAGTTTACCATTGATGCTCGTGATGCTGGAGAGGGGCTGCTCACTGTGCAGATTCTGGTGGGTTCAGCACAAAGCAACACTCAGCTAATAATCAGACTCATGAGCCACTTAATATTTAAGtaaatttaatcttttttttttccatagGACCCAGAGGGCAAGCCGAAGAATGCGACTATCCAGGATAACAGGGATGGAACCTACACGGTGTCCTATGTCCCTGACTCTACAGGACCCTACACGATCACTATTAAATA is drawn from Nothobranchius furzeri strain GRZ-AD chromosome 4, NfurGRZ-RIMD1, whole genome shotgun sequence and contains these coding sequences:
- the LOC107388592 gene encoding filamin-C isoform X1, producing MSNNYSNEQLPPQYYQATDFGEEEDDEMPATEKDLAEDAPWKKIQQNTFTRWCNEHLKCVNKTITDLQKDFSDGLKLISLLEVLSHKKMYRKHHIRPNFRQMKLENVSVALEFLDREHIKLVSIDSKAIVDGNLKLILGLIWTLILHYSISMPMWDDEDDEETKKLTPKQRLLGWIQNKVPQLPINNFNRDWRDGKALGALVDNCAPGLCPDWAEWDPNLPVENAREAMQQADDWLGVPQVIAPEEIVDPDVDEHSVMTYLSQFPKAKLKPGAPLRPKQLFPDKVKAYGPGIESHGNKVLQPAIFTVDTLEAGSGEVLVFVEDPEGHKEEAKVKPNKDKNKTYTVTYVPKVEGVHKVKVLFAGQDTDKSPYTVNVAKVMGDPSKVHARGPGLDPTGNIANKPTYFDIYTAGAGHGDISVVIIDPQGKKDTVELILENKGDSVFRCTYCPVQEGPHKIHILFAGQEIPKSPYTVNIAEAPAVAPPTGAPLQIAPQSVLTPPGVKGGKGAPPPKPGRPTINPNACRATGRGLQPKGVRVKEVADFKVFTKGAGSGALNVSVKGPTGAEEHVKVQDAGNGVYECEYYPLKAGKYTVSITWGGQPIPRSPFEVEVGEEAGVQKVRAWGPGLKTGMVGKSADFVVEAIGTEVGTLGFSIEGPSQAKIECDDKGDGSCDVRYWPTEPGDYAVHVICDDEDIKDSPFMAHILPAVNGVFPEKVKAYGPGLLPTGVTVNKPTEFTIDARMAGKGHLKIYAQDAEGCTINIKITDRGDGTFVCVYTPVKPIKHTIIITWGEVNVPNSPFRVLVGEGSHPDKVKVYGPGVEKTGLKANEPTYFTVDCSEAGQGDISIGIKCAPGVVGPAEADIDFDIIKNDNDTFTVKYTPPGAGRYTIMVLFADQEIPISPFKVKVDPSHDAGKVRAEGPGLNKTGVEVGTPTHFTIYTKGAGKAKPEVRFAAPGPGEAVRDFEIIDNHDYSYTVKYTALQQGNMAISVTHGGDPIPKSPFQITVAPALDIGKVKVEGLDTKVEVGKDQEFTVNTKGAGGQGNVGVKMTSPSGRPIPCKLESDKTKGTHSVKYIPPEEGQYKVDVSYDGNPVMGSPFGVEAVMPADSSKVRAFGPGLKGGIVGKPAPFTIDTKGAGAGGLGLTVEGPCEAKIECHDNGDGTCSVSYLPTDAGEYAINILFAEQHIPGSPFKAKVRPAFDPSKVMASGPGLEKAKAGEPATFTVDCTRAGDAELTIEIVSETGVKAEVHIQKTSEGTFSVTYIPSFHGSHTITIKYGGHAIPYFPKVLQVEPSLDTSGVHVYGPGVEPRGVLREVTTHFIVDARALNKAGGSHVKVHIINPSGTNTDSYITDKGDGTYRVEYTAFEDGMHLIEVLYDSTPVPKSPFRVFVVEGCDPTRVRAFGPGLEGGITNKSNFFTVETRGAGTGGLGLTIEGASEAKISCKDNKDGSCSVEYVPFTPGDYDVNITYGGQPIPGSPFHVLVKDPVDPSKVKCSGPGLGAGVRAHVPQTFTADCTQAGQAPLDVKLYGPTGSVEPVGVKNNGDGTHTVHYTPAQDGPYTVAVKYADQEVPHSPFKVMSQPGHDASKVRASGPGLDTKGVAASLPVEFTIDARDAGEGLLTVQILDPEGKPKNATIQDNRDGTYTVSYVPDSTGPYTITIKYGGDEIPYSPYRIQSLPTGDASKCRLTVSIGGHGVSSLHKLQTSEDTVITVDAKAAGKGKVTCKVLTPQGMELDMDVVENHDGTFDIYYTAPEPGKYVITIRFGGQNIPKSPFQVMATNEPVVPRDTVDPLFRPVNFLVPFTPQQGEITGEVRMPSGKTGRPHITDNKDGTITIKYQPTERGLHEMDIKYDGNHIPGSPLQFYVDAVNSGVVTAYGPGLSYGTVNKAAAFTVVTKNAGEGGLSLAVEGPSKAEITCKDNKDGTCTVSYFPTAPGDYSIIVKFDNKHIPGSPFTAKITGDDTITRTSQLNVGTAADVSLKIAETDLSSLTASIRAPSGNEEPCLLKRLPNRHLGISFTPKEVGEHEVSVRKNGMHVANSPFKIMVGQSEIGEASRVKAFGKGLVEAHTFEMAEFFVDTRNAGYGGLALSIEGPSKVDINCEDMEDGTCRVTYCPTEPGSYTVNIKFAEKHIPGSPFTVKVTGEGRIKESITRKRQASSIASVGSTCGLNLKIPGNWFQMVSAQERLTRTFTRSSHTYTRTERTEISKTRGGETKREVRVEESTQMGGGGGSPFRDVFGDFLGRESLSSFAGITSRPEVESGSQAMTAQVTSPSGKTVDADIVDGGSSTYSVRFIPQEIGPHTVNVKYRGQHVPGSPFQFTVGPMGEGGAHKVRAGGPGLARGVAGAPSEFSIWTREAGAGGLSIAVEGPSKAEISFEDRKDGSCGVSYIVKEPGDYEVSIKFNNEHIPDSPFIVPIATLSDEARRLTVTSLQEKDLKVNQEASFMVQRNGARGVVDAKVHTPSGSCEECYVSELDSDKSAIRFIPRENGVHSIDVKFNGCHIPGSPFNVRVGDPGLIGDPGMVTALGPGLQGGTTGVPLEFVVNTCNAGSGTLSVNIDGPSKVKMDCRECPEGYRITYTPMAPGNYLITIKYGGPQHIVGSPFKARITGPRLSGGHSLHETSSVLVETVTKTSKVGGAYSSSSSTSSTKMMSDASKVVCRGVGLSKALVGQKNTFSVDCSKAGTNMLMVGVHGPQTPCEEVYVKHMGNKLYNVTYTVKDKGSYTVIVKWGDDNVPGSPYKVAVP